One Sphingomonas sp. SUN039 genomic window carries:
- a CDS encoding acyl-CoA reductase, whose translation MNALTELKAPEASTEAVVSAPFFYRGKLVEGMDETHRSRDLGVTFATPKMQLDLAVPPRTEVPPLLNVPTSEIIDFLVETGQRLVAPDNDYIHECFDRMASTHILPRAVFEAVGKHAVAYLNRDILTRELEQNFPDPKALDGWVPKQDFTGRKSFVRAYAPRLIHVLPGNSPGVAVKSVAQGALVKGINLFKMSSADPFYMVAILRTMAAIDSEHPIVKSMSAVYWRGGDAAVENVLYRPQYFDKIVAWGGGDAINNVVKYIGPGFQLVSFDPKTSISMIGKEALESEETMERVAELAASDLMMLNQEACAASRFQFVEGPEDKVDAFCAKFQRRIAEKAAASGDIRPLAIDLKEEVEALMMMDDEYGVWGRTDGKGLVIRSDAPVDFHPINKIGNVVRVDRLDDAVKYVNVATQTIGFYPFDRIADYRDRLGAGGAQRVNHLGEAGPSTAGNPWDGMYPLHRFVHWMVNEDGVA comes from the coding sequence ATGAACGCTCTGACCGAACTCAAGGCTCCCGAAGCCTCGACCGAAGCCGTTGTTTCAGCCCCGTTTTTCTATCGCGGAAAACTCGTCGAGGGGATGGACGAGACGCACCGTTCGCGCGATCTCGGCGTCACCTTCGCCACGCCGAAAATGCAGCTCGATCTCGCGGTGCCGCCGCGCACCGAAGTGCCGCCGCTGCTCAACGTGCCGACGTCCGAGATCATCGATTTTCTCGTCGAAACAGGCCAGCGGCTGGTCGCGCCGGACAACGACTACATCCATGAGTGTTTCGACCGGATGGCCTCGACACATATCCTGCCGCGGGCCGTGTTCGAAGCGGTCGGCAAGCATGCCGTCGCCTATCTCAACCGGGACATCCTGACCCGCGAGCTCGAACAGAATTTCCCAGATCCGAAGGCACTCGACGGCTGGGTACCGAAGCAGGATTTCACCGGGCGGAAGAGCTTCGTGCGTGCCTATGCGCCGCGGCTGATCCATGTGCTGCCGGGCAATTCGCCGGGCGTCGCGGTCAAGTCGGTGGCGCAGGGCGCGCTGGTCAAAGGCATCAACCTGTTCAAGATGTCCTCCGCCGATCCCTTCTACATGGTCGCGATCCTGCGGACGATGGCGGCGATCGATTCCGAACATCCGATCGTCAAATCCATGTCGGCGGTTTACTGGCGTGGCGGCGATGCAGCGGTCGAAAATGTGCTCTACCGCCCGCAATATTTCGACAAGATCGTTGCATGGGGCGGCGGCGACGCGATCAACAACGTCGTCAAATATATCGGCCCCGGTTTCCAGCTGGTGTCGTTCGATCCCAAGACCTCGATCTCGATGATCGGCAAGGAAGCGCTCGAAAGCGAAGAGACGATGGAGCGCGTCGCCGAACTCGCCGCGTCCGACCTGATGATGCTCAATCAGGAAGCCTGCGCCGCCAGCCGCTTCCAGTTCGTCGAGGGGCCAGAAGACAAGGTCGATGCGTTCTGCGCGAAGTTCCAGCGCCGCATCGCCGAAAAGGCCGCCGCGTCGGGCGACATCCGTCCGCTCGCGATCGACCTCAAGGAAGAGGTCGAGGCACTGATGATGATGGACGACGAATATGGTGTGTGGGGCCGCACCGACGGCAAGGGGCTGGTCATCCGCTCCGACGCGCCGGTCGATTTTCACCCGATCAACAAGATCGGCAATGTCGTGCGCGTCGATCGCCTCGACGACGCGGTGAAATACGTCAACGTCGCCACCCAGACGATCGGCTTTTACCCGTTCGACCGCATCGCCGATTATCGCGACCGGCTCGGCGCGGGCGGGGCGCAGCGGGTCAATCATTTGGGCGAGGCCGGACCTTCGACCGCCGGCAACCCGTGGGACGGCATGTATCCGCTCCACCGGTTCGTCCACTGGATGGTCAATG
- a CDS encoding TetR/AcrR family transcriptional regulator, whose product MTESLEIASPRSRPAAGRPTSDQAAARHAELLDTALDMFLDRGFEPTTMEGVAAAVGMTKRTIYARYADKAALFIATVQRAIERLVVAPETLAALDSGDLETTLTAVARMRVAQVMTPAGLKLQRIINTESYRFPQIFNMSYEQGAGPVIAFLADLLRRHDNAGAVCVDRPEMAANVFMSMVVSGPVRILVSGNLLNQQEIDERVTFAVRLFLDGVRTR is encoded by the coding sequence ATGACCGAGTCGCTGGAAATTGCAAGCCCCCGCTCCCGCCCCGCCGCCGGTCGACCGACGAGCGATCAGGCGGCGGCTCGGCATGCAGAACTGCTCGATACGGCGCTCGACATGTTTCTCGATCGCGGGTTCGAACCGACAACGATGGAGGGGGTCGCGGCCGCCGTCGGCATGACCAAGCGCACCATCTATGCGCGTTATGCCGATAAGGCAGCGCTGTTCATCGCCACCGTCCAGCGCGCCATCGAACGGCTGGTCGTCGCACCCGAAACGCTCGCCGCGCTCGACAGCGGCGACCTCGAAACGACGCTAACGGCGGTCGCACGGATGCGTGTTGCGCAGGTGATGACGCCTGCGGGGCTCAAGCTCCAGCGCATCATCAACACCGAATCCTACCGCTTCCCGCAGATTTTCAACATGTCGTACGAACAGGGCGCGGGGCCGGTGATCGCCTTCCTCGCCGACCTGCTGCGCCGCCACGATAACGCGGGGGCGGTTTGCGTGGACCGGCCCGAAATGGCAGCCAATGTCTTCATGAGCATGGTCGTCAGCGGCCCCGTCCGCATCCTCGTGTCGGGCAATCTGCTGAACCAGCAAGAGATCGACGAACGCGTGACGTTCGCCGTGCGCTTGTTCCTCGATGGGGTCCGGACACGCTAG
- a CDS encoding nitrate/nitrite transporter, which yields MHSQPGYLDELKAHLRPLAAATIGIAFGLSINNYTSSLFGAQLIHEFGWAKAEFAKIAVFAILLVPMFPVIGRLTDVLGVRFAAAIGVIGMPITFVGLANMSGNINTFFALTVAQILTGGFLTSTVFNRVVAERFTVARGIAFAIIMTGPPVSGGLAAWALGPLMVDYGWRGGYLFLGGLVLVFGILALILLPAKSPVRQHQPSTLRKDFGTIARHPVFWLASLGMFLCNLPQALGSSQLMLMLQENGVALSASFFVALYPFGVVIGRFATGAALDRYPTHIVGAIGLALPALGFVLLAGPYDGALLVGFSVLLMGLAQGAEGDVAAYAVARHFPISIFASAMGPVNAATALGASLGGAVLVPMLARWDNYVPFLIFSAVVTLLGGIALFLMGRYPMLPEEPVTLHD from the coding sequence ATGCACAGTCAGCCCGGGTATCTGGACGAGCTCAAGGCGCATCTGCGCCCGCTGGCCGCTGCGACCATCGGCATCGCGTTCGGGTTGTCGATCAACAACTACACGTCCAGCCTGTTCGGTGCGCAGCTGATCCACGAGTTCGGCTGGGCCAAGGCCGAGTTTGCCAAGATCGCTGTCTTCGCCATCCTGCTGGTGCCGATGTTCCCCGTCATCGGTCGCCTGACCGACGTGCTCGGCGTCCGCTTTGCCGCCGCTATCGGGGTGATCGGGATGCCGATCACCTTTGTCGGCCTCGCCAACATGAGCGGTAACATCAACACCTTCTTCGCGCTGACCGTGGCGCAGATCCTGACCGGCGGGTTCCTGACCTCGACGGTGTTCAACCGTGTCGTCGCCGAGCGGTTTACCGTCGCGCGCGGAATTGCCTTTGCGATCATCATGACCGGGCCGCCAGTGTCGGGCGGACTCGCGGCGTGGGCGTTGGGGCCGTTGATGGTCGATTACGGATGGCGCGGCGGCTATCTGTTTCTTGGGGGCCTGGTGCTGGTGTTCGGCATTCTCGCGCTGATCCTGCTTCCGGCCAAATCGCCCGTTCGCCAGCACCAGCCATCTACGCTCCGCAAGGATTTCGGCACCATCGCGCGGCACCCCGTATTCTGGCTGGCGTCGCTCGGCATGTTCCTGTGCAACCTGCCGCAAGCGCTCGGCTCATCGCAGCTCATGCTGATGCTTCAAGAGAATGGCGTCGCGCTGTCGGCATCCTTCTTTGTCGCGCTCTATCCGTTCGGCGTCGTCATCGGGCGGTTCGCCACGGGCGCCGCGCTCGACCGTTATCCGACCCATATCGTGGGCGCCATCGGGCTTGCGCTGCCCGCACTCGGCTTCGTGCTGCTCGCCGGCCCTTATGACGGCGCATTGCTGGTCGGGTTTTCGGTCCTGCTGATGGGGCTGGCGCAAGGGGCGGAAGGCGATGTCGCCGCCTATGCCGTTGCGCGGCACTTCCCGATCTCGATCTTCGCCTCGGCGATGGGTCCGGTCAACGCCGCGACCGCGCTCGGGGCTTCGCTGGGCGGCGCAGTGCTGGTACCGATGCTCGCGCGCTGGGACAATTACGTCCCGTTCCTGATCTTCTCCGCCGTGGTCACGCTGCTCGGTGGAATCGCGCTGTTCCTCATGGGGCGATATCCGATGCTGCCCGAAGAACCGGTAACTCTTCATGACTGA
- a CDS encoding SDR family NAD(P)-dependent oxidoreductase, whose protein sequence is MTETRTAVITGASSGIGKEAAKALAACGWHVIGQGRDAARSAAAEAEIRAVATGRVDMLSCDLSLLSDTARMADEIAALTPCIDVMLCNAGGMRQELVVTPEGNDASFAGNHLGHFLLVQQLMPQLRAAGHARVISTTSDGSFYCKRIDWDDLQLLHKWDSGASYCLVKLCNVLFTRELARRGAADGIVAHAFHPGVVGSNFTSHVPESTRTYMATLDAQMPEVAAQPLVWLATSAEAGASTGLYWNKGVSEAPNPIALDDEIAARLWAESEKLIAQAGF, encoded by the coding sequence ATGACTGAGACGCGAACCGCCGTCATCACCGGTGCCAGTTCGGGCATCGGCAAGGAAGCGGCCAAGGCGCTCGCCGCATGCGGGTGGCACGTGATCGGACAAGGTCGCGACGCCGCGCGGTCCGCCGCTGCCGAGGCCGAAATCCGCGCTGTCGCCACCGGTCGCGTCGATATGCTGAGCTGCGATCTGTCGCTGCTGTCCGACACGGCGCGCATGGCCGACGAGATCGCCGCACTGACGCCCTGCATCGACGTTATGCTCTGCAACGCAGGCGGAATGCGGCAGGAACTGGTGGTCACCCCAGAGGGCAATGACGCGAGTTTCGCGGGCAATCACCTCGGCCATTTCCTGCTCGTCCAGCAGTTGATGCCGCAGCTACGCGCCGCCGGACATGCCCGCGTGATCAGCACGACGTCGGACGGCAGCTTTTATTGCAAGAGGATCGACTGGGACGATCTGCAACTGCTGCACAAATGGGATTCAGGTGCGTCCTATTGCCTGGTCAAGCTGTGCAACGTGCTGTTCACCCGCGAACTGGCGAGGCGGGGCGCGGCGGACGGCATCGTCGCGCACGCCTTCCATCCCGGCGTGGTCGGCAGCAATTTCACCAGCCATGTGCCCGAATCCACCCGCACTTATATGGCAACGCTCGACGCGCAGATGCCCGAAGTCGCCGCGCAACCTTTGGTGTGGCTGGCTACATCGGCGGAGGCGGGAGCATCGACCGGCCTATACTGGAACAAGGGCGTCAGCGAGGCACCCAACCCGATCGCGCTCGACGATGAAATCGCCGCTCGGCTGTGGGCAGAGAGCGAAAAGCTGATCGCACAAGCCGGGTTCTGA
- the lpdA gene encoding dihydrolipoyl dehydrogenase, producing MADYDYDVLVIGSGPGGYVAAIRAAQLGLKTACVESRETLGGTCLNVGCIPSKALLHASELYEEAHSGALAKFGINIAGATLDLDQMHAEKALAVKELTGGIAFLFKKNKVEWLKGRAAFTSADTVVIAGQSVRAKNIVIATGSSVTPLPGVEVDQKVVVDSTGALALPKVPQHLVVIGGGIIGLELGSVWLRLGAKVTVVEYLDQIMPGMDGEVRKEAAKIFKKQGFEFKTSTKVTGVAVKGGKATVTVEPAAGGAGETLSADAVLVSIGRRPNTDGLSLDKAGLAVNARGQIEIAHDFRTAVPGIWAIGDVVPGPMLAHKAEDEGIAVAENIAGLTGIVNHDVIPSVAYTHPEIAGVGLTEEAAKERGEIKVGKFPFAGNSRAKTNRDTDGFVKVIADAKTDRVLGVHIISSLAGTMIAQAAQAMEFGATSEDIAYTCHAHPTHSEALKEAAMGVRGKAIHI from the coding sequence GTGGCAGATTACGACTATGACGTCCTCGTCATCGGCAGCGGTCCCGGCGGCTATGTCGCGGCGATCCGTGCCGCGCAGCTCGGCCTCAAGACCGCGTGTGTCGAGAGCCGCGAGACGCTGGGCGGCACGTGCCTCAACGTCGGCTGCATTCCGTCGAAAGCGCTGCTCCACGCGTCCGAATTGTACGAGGAAGCGCACAGCGGCGCGCTCGCCAAATTCGGGATCAATATTGCCGGTGCGACGCTCGACCTCGACCAGATGCACGCGGAGAAGGCGCTCGCAGTCAAGGAACTGACCGGCGGCATCGCGTTCCTGTTCAAGAAGAACAAGGTCGAATGGCTGAAGGGCCGCGCCGCGTTCACCAGCGCCGATACAGTGGTTATCGCTGGGCAGTCGGTCCGCGCCAAGAACATCGTGATCGCTACCGGCTCGAGCGTTACCCCGCTCCCCGGCGTCGAGGTCGATCAGAAGGTCGTCGTGGACTCGACCGGCGCGCTCGCGCTGCCCAAGGTGCCCCAGCATCTGGTCGTCATCGGCGGCGGCATCATCGGGCTGGAGCTCGGGAGCGTCTGGCTGCGCCTCGGTGCCAAGGTCACGGTCGTCGAATATCTCGACCAGATCATGCCCGGCATGGACGGCGAAGTCCGCAAGGAAGCGGCCAAGATTTTCAAGAAACAGGGTTTCGAGTTCAAGACTTCGACCAAGGTGACGGGCGTTGCGGTCAAGGGCGGCAAGGCAACCGTCACCGTCGAACCCGCCGCCGGTGGCGCGGGCGAGACGCTCAGTGCCGACGCGGTCCTCGTCAGTATCGGTCGCCGTCCCAACACTGATGGCCTGTCGCTCGACAAGGCGGGCCTCGCCGTCAATGCGCGCGGACAGATCGAAATCGCGCATGATTTCCGCACTGCCGTCCCCGGCATCTGGGCAATCGGCGATGTCGTGCCCGGCCCGATGCTGGCGCACAAGGCCGAGGATGAGGGGATCGCGGTCGCCGAGAACATCGCGGGGCTGACCGGCATCGTGAACCACGACGTCATCCCCAGCGTCGCCTATACCCATCCCGAAATCGCGGGCGTCGGGCTGACCGAAGAAGCCGCCAAGGAGCGCGGCGAGATCAAGGTCGGCAAATTCCCCTTCGCAGGCAACAGCAGGGCCAAGACGAACCGCGACACCGACGGCTTCGTAAAAGTCATCGCGGACGCCAAGACCGACCGCGTGCTGGGCGTCCACATCATCTCGTCGCTCGCCGGCACCATGATCGCCCAGGCCGCACAGGCAATGGAATTCGGCGCGACCAGCGAGGACATCGCCTACACCTGCCACGCCCACCCGACGCACAGCGAGGCGCTGAAGGAAGCGGCGATGGGGGTCCGCGGGAAGGCGATCCACATCTAG
- the odhB gene encoding 2-oxoglutarate dehydrogenase complex dihydrolipoyllysine-residue succinyltransferase — MSTEVKVPVLGESITEATLGEWLKKPGEAVAADEPIASLETDKVSVEVPAPVAGVMGEQLVKVGDTVNVGSTIATVEAGAGAVAAAPAASAPVAVPATEAVAPTLSPSVRRLVLEKGVDPSSIKGTGKDGRLTKEDVMSAPAPTPAAPAAPAAAPAPAAAPAPTGERREERIRMTRLRQTVAKRLKDAQNTAAMLTTFNDVDMGAVMDARARYKDSFEKKHGVRLGLMSFFTKAVVLAAKDIPAVNAQIDGEEIVYFDYLDVSVAVSAPNGLVVPVVRNADKMSFAGIEKAIGELGAKAKAGTLTMDDMKGGTFTISNGGVFGGLMSTPIINPPQSAVLGLHRIEDRPVVRDGQIVIRPMMYLALSYDHRLIDGREAVTFLKTVKEAIEDPTRLLIDL; from the coding sequence ATGAGCACCGAAGTCAAAGTGCCCGTGCTGGGCGAATCGATTACCGAAGCGACCTTGGGCGAATGGCTGAAGAAGCCGGGCGAAGCGGTTGCCGCCGACGAGCCGATTGCGTCGCTGGAGACCGACAAGGTGTCGGTCGAAGTGCCTGCGCCCGTCGCGGGCGTGATGGGCGAACAGCTGGTCAAGGTCGGCGATACGGTGAATGTGGGGTCGACGATTGCGACCGTGGAAGCCGGGGCCGGTGCGGTCGCTGCTGCCCCCGCAGCATCCGCGCCGGTGGCCGTACCGGCGACCGAAGCCGTTGCGCCGACCTTGTCGCCTTCGGTCCGTCGCCTTGTCCTTGAAAAGGGCGTCGATCCTTCTTCGATCAAGGGCACCGGCAAGGACGGTCGGCTCACAAAGGAGGATGTGATGTCGGCCCCCGCGCCGACGCCCGCCGCACCGGCTGCGCCGGCTGCCGCGCCTGCGCCCGCTGCTGCTCCCGCGCCGACGGGCGAACGCCGCGAGGAACGCATCCGCATGACGCGCCTGCGCCAGACCGTCGCGAAGCGGCTCAAGGACGCGCAGAACACTGCCGCGATGCTGACGACATTCAACGACGTCGATATGGGCGCGGTGATGGACGCGCGCGCGCGCTACAAGGACAGCTTCGAAAAGAAGCACGGTGTGCGCCTGGGGCTCATGAGCTTTTTCACCAAGGCGGTGGTGCTGGCGGCGAAGGACATCCCCGCCGTAAACGCGCAGATCGACGGCGAGGAAATCGTCTATTTCGACTATCTCGACGTGTCGGTCGCGGTCAGCGCGCCCAACGGCCTCGTCGTCCCCGTTGTCCGCAACGCCGACAAAATGTCGTTCGCGGGCATCGAGAAGGCCATCGGCGAACTCGGCGCAAAGGCCAAGGCCGGCACGCTGACCATGGACGACATGAAGGGCGGCACCTTCACGATCAGCAACGGCGGCGTGTTCGGCGGGCTGATGTCGACGCCGATCATCAATCCCCCGCAGTCGGCAGTACTGGGCCTCCACCGCATCGAGGACCGCCCCGTCGTCCGCGACGGCCAGATCGTGATCCGCCCGATGATGTACCTCGCGCTCAGCTACGACCACCGCCTCATCGACGGGCGCGAGGCGGTCACCTTCCTGAAAACCGTCAAGGAAGCGATCGAAGACCCGACGCGGTTGCTGATCGACCTGTAA
- a CDS encoding 2-oxoglutarate dehydrogenase E1 component: protein MALDDPTETESGPSWARPSWRIDTDDLTAALDPTQMAVAIKAVAAKAGVAVSETDLQRAASDAIKAMLIIRTYRVRGHLAANLDPLGLSKRELPADLDSSFFDVADSDLDRQVWLNGALGLERASFREIIDILRANYCGNVGLEYMHIGDVEERRFLQERMEGKDKAITFSPEGKKAILAKVIEAEQWERFCGKKYVGTKRFGLDGGEAMIPAMEAVIKYGGAMGVREIVYGMAHRGRLNMLANVMAKPYRIIFHEFSGGTANPDDVGGSGDVKYHLGTSTDREFDGIKVHMSLVPNPSHLEAADPVVLGKVRAIQTDRNDLEDHIQVLPVLLHGDAAFAGQGVIWECFGFSGVRGYNTGGCLHFVINNQIGFTTSPQFARSSPYPSDVAKGVQAPIFHVNGDDPEAVTFACKMAIEYRQRFHRDVVIDMWCYRRFGHNEGDEPMFTQPLMYKVIKSHPGVSDVYAARLVEQGVIDRNWAPEHTLRFTAMLEDQFASAASYKANEADWFGGRWAGLHKPTDAETSRRNVETGIEKKLFDGLARTLTTVPADLAIHPTLNRVLDAKRAMFASGENFDWATGEALAFGALLSEGYGVRLSGQDSGRGTFSQRHAVWVDQTDERKYIPLSTVPHGRFEVLDSTLSEFGVLGFEYGFAGADPKTLVMWEAQFGDFANGAQVMIDQFIASGEAKWLRANGLVMLLPHGYEGQGPEHSSARPERYLQLCAEDNMQVANITTPANYFHALRRQMHRSFRKPLIIMTPKSLLRHKRAVSKAADFQGASHFMRILSDPNAPVDADVKRLVLCSGKVAYDLMDARDAAGQTDTAIVRIEQLYPFPGDPLVARLDRMTNLEEVVWAQEEPKNNGYWFFVEPFIEECLARAKVAPHRARYAGRKASASPATGLMKRHQAEQAALVADALGQSVRGEIRRQRSTKTTAKPVTGNPG, encoded by the coding sequence ATGGCACTCGACGACCCGACCGAAACCGAATCCGGCCCCAGCTGGGCGCGCCCGTCCTGGCGTATCGATACCGACGACCTGACCGCGGCGCTCGACCCGACGCAAATGGCGGTGGCGATCAAAGCAGTCGCGGCGAAGGCCGGTGTTGCGGTCAGCGAGACCGACCTGCAACGCGCCGCGTCCGACGCGATCAAGGCGATGCTGATCATCCGCACCTACCGCGTGCGCGGGCATCTGGCCGCCAATCTCGATCCGCTCGGCCTGTCGAAGCGCGAATTGCCGGCCGATCTCGATTCGAGCTTCTTCGATGTCGCCGACAGCGATCTCGACCGGCAGGTCTGGCTGAATGGTGCGCTCGGGCTGGAGCGTGCCTCGTTCCGCGAGATCATCGACATCCTGCGCGCGAATTACTGCGGCAATGTCGGCCTCGAATATATGCACATCGGCGATGTCGAGGAGCGCCGCTTTCTGCAGGAGCGCATGGAGGGCAAGGACAAGGCGATCACCTTCAGCCCCGAGGGCAAGAAGGCGATCCTCGCCAAGGTGATCGAAGCCGAGCAGTGGGAACGGTTCTGCGGCAAGAAATACGTCGGGACCAAACGCTTCGGCCTCGACGGCGGCGAAGCGATGATCCCGGCGATGGAAGCCGTCATCAAATACGGCGGCGCGATGGGCGTGCGCGAGATTGTGTACGGGATGGCGCATCGCGGGCGTCTCAACATGCTCGCGAACGTGATGGCCAAACCCTACCGCATCATCTTCCACGAATTTTCGGGCGGCACTGCGAACCCTGACGACGTCGGCGGCTCGGGCGATGTGAAGTATCACCTCGGCACCAGCACCGACCGCGAGTTCGACGGCATCAAGGTGCACATGTCGCTGGTGCCCAATCCGTCGCATCTCGAAGCCGCGGACCCCGTGGTGCTCGGCAAGGTCCGCGCGATCCAGACCGACCGCAACGATCTGGAGGACCATATCCAGGTGCTGCCGGTGCTGCTCCACGGCGATGCGGCGTTCGCGGGACAGGGCGTTATCTGGGAGTGCTTCGGCTTCTCTGGCGTGCGCGGCTACAACACCGGCGGCTGCCTGCATTTCGTCATCAACAACCAGATCGGCTTTACCACGAGCCCGCAATTCGCGCGCTCCTCGCCCTATCCGAGCGACGTGGCGAAGGGCGTGCAAGCCCCGATTTTCCACGTTAATGGCGACGATCCCGAAGCCGTGACCTTCGCGTGCAAGATGGCGATCGAATACCGCCAGCGGTTCCACCGCGACGTTGTGATCGACATGTGGTGCTACCGCCGGTTCGGCCATAACGAGGGTGACGAACCGATGTTCACCCAGCCTTTGATGTACAAGGTCATCAAGTCGCATCCCGGCGTCAGCGACGTCTATGCCGCGCGGCTGGTCGAACAGGGCGTGATCGACAGGAATTGGGCACCCGAACACACGCTGCGCTTCACCGCCATGCTGGAGGACCAGTTCGCCAGCGCCGCGTCGTACAAGGCGAACGAGGCCGACTGGTTCGGCGGTCGCTGGGCGGGGCTGCACAAGCCGACCGATGCCGAGACATCGCGGCGCAATGTCGAAACCGGTATCGAGAAGAAGCTGTTCGACGGCCTGGCCCGCACGCTGACCACCGTGCCTGCAGATCTGGCGATCCACCCGACGCTCAACCGAGTGCTCGACGCCAAACGCGCGATGTTTGCGAGCGGCGAAAACTTCGACTGGGCGACCGGCGAGGCGCTGGCGTTCGGCGCGCTGTTGTCGGAGGGCTATGGTGTCCGCCTGTCGGGGCAGGACTCGGGACGCGGTACCTTCAGCCAGCGTCATGCGGTCTGGGTCGACCAGACCGACGAGCGGAAATACATCCCGCTCTCGACCGTGCCGCACGGGCGGTTCGAAGTGCTCGACTCCACGCTTAGCGAATTCGGCGTGCTCGGTTTCGAATACGGGTTCGCGGGCGCCGATCCCAAGACGCTTGTCATGTGGGAGGCGCAGTTCGGCGACTTCGCCAATGGCGCGCAGGTGATGATCGACCAGTTCATCGCGTCGGGCGAGGCGAAATGGCTGCGCGCCAACGGCCTCGTGATGCTGTTGCCGCACGGGTACGAGGGCCAAGGGCCGGAGCATTCGTCCGCCCGCCCCGAACGCTATCTACAGCTCTGCGCCGAGGACAATATGCAGGTGGCGAACATCACGACGCCGGCGAATTATTTCCACGCGCTGCGCCGTCAAATGCACCGGTCGTTCCGCAAGCCCCTGATCATCATGACGCCGAAATCGCTGCTGCGTCACAAACGCGCGGTTTCGAAGGCGGCGGACTTTCAAGGCGCGTCGCATTTCATGCGGATCTTGTCCGATCCGAACGCGCCGGTTGATGCCGACGTGAAGCGCCTCGTGCTGTGCAGCGGCAAGGTCGCCTACGACCTGATGGACGCGCGCGATGCGGCGGGGCAGACCGATACGGCGATCGTCCGCATCGAACAGCTCTATCCTTTCCCCGGCGATCCGCTGGTCGCGCGGCTCGACCGCATGACCAACCTCGAAGAGGTTGTCTGGGCGCAGGAAGAGCCGAAGAACAACGGTTACTGGTTCTTCGTCGAACCGTTCATCGAGGAATGCCTGGCGCGCGCCAAGGTCGCCCCGCACCGCGCGCGCTATGCCGGACGCAAAGCGAGCGCATCGCCCGCGACCGGCCTGATGAAGCGCCACCAGGCCGAACAGGCGGCGCTCGTCGCCGATGCGCTGGGCCAAAGCGTGCGCGGCGAAATCCGCCGCCAGCGCAGCACGAAGACCACTGCCAAACCCGTCACCGGCAATCCCGGTTGA
- the sucD gene encoding succinate--CoA ligase subunit alpha, which yields MSILVDKNTKVITQGMTGKTGEFHTLAALEYGSQMVGGVTPGKGGSEHIGLPVFDTVHEAVAKTGATASVVYVPPPFAADSILEAIDAEVPLIVCITEGIPVLDMVKVKRSLSGSKSRLIGPNCPGVLTPGECKIGIMPGSIFSKGSVGVVSRSGTLTYEAVFQTTAEGLGQTTAVGIGGDPVNGTNFIDVLELFLADDATESIIMIGEIGGDAEEQAAQFLIDEAKRGRKKPMVGFIAGLTAPPGRRMGHAGAIVSGGKGDAGSKIAAMEAAGIRVSPSPSELGVTLKALLNG from the coding sequence ATGTCCATCCTCGTCGATAAGAACACCAAGGTCATCACACAGGGGATGACCGGCAAGACCGGTGAGTTCCACACGCTCGCCGCGCTCGAATATGGGTCGCAGATGGTCGGCGGTGTCACGCCGGGCAAGGGCGGGAGCGAGCATATCGGCCTGCCGGTGTTCGACACCGTGCACGAAGCGGTCGCGAAGACCGGCGCGACCGCGAGCGTCGTCTATGTCCCGCCGCCCTTTGCTGCGGACTCGATCCTCGAAGCCATCGATGCCGAGGTGCCGCTGATCGTGTGTATCACCGAAGGCATTCCGGTGCTCGACATGGTCAAGGTGAAGCGGTCGCTGTCGGGCAGCAAGTCGCGGCTGATCGGCCCCAACTGCCCCGGCGTCCTGACACCCGGCGAGTGCAAGATCGGCATCATGCCGGGGTCGATTTTCTCGAAGGGCAGTGTCGGCGTCGTGTCGCGATCGGGCACGCTGACTTATGAGGCGGTGTTCCAGACGACGGCCGAGGGGCTGGGCCAGACCACCGCCGTCGGCATCGGCGGCGATCCGGTCAACGGGACGAATTTCATCGACGTGCTCGAACTCTTCCTCGCCGACGACGCGACCGAAAGCATCATCATGATCGGCGAGATCGGTGGCGATGCCGAGGAACAGGCCGCGCAGTTCCTGATCGACGAGGCCAAGCGCGGTCGCAAAAAGCCGATGGTCGGCTTTATTGCGGGCCTGACCGCGCCGCCGGGACGTCGCATGGGCCATGCCGGGGCGATCGTGTCGGGCGGCAAGGGCGACGCAGGCAGCAAGATCGCGGCGATGGAGGCAGCGGGCATCCGCGTGTCGCCGAGCCCGAGCGAGCTGGGTGTGACCCTTAAGGCGCTGTTGAACGGCTGA